One window of Hymenobacter sp. BRD128 genomic DNA carries:
- a CDS encoding DUF3341 domain-containing protein — translation MTSPAVTAAAPVTTAHTASATHSSTKRFALGIFDDEDVLLHAIDNIRGAGVKIYDVFSPYPVHGIDDALGIERSRLPIAAFFYGMCGLAFALWLQIYTLGFDWPMIIGGKPAIALPAFIPVSFELTVFFTCHGMVITFYTISKLYPRFKTPVLDVRSTDDKFVVAIELDENSSQMPKLTQLLRENGASEVNQKEMTKF, via the coding sequence ATGACTAGCCCTGCCGTTACCGCCGCCGCGCCGGTGACTACTGCGCACACCGCTTCGGCCACGCACAGCTCGACCAAGCGCTTTGCCCTCGGCATCTTCGATGATGAAGATGTACTGCTCCACGCCATCGATAACATTCGGGGTGCTGGCGTAAAGATTTACGATGTGTTTTCGCCTTATCCTGTACACGGCATTGACGATGCGCTGGGTATCGAGCGCTCGCGCTTGCCGATTGCCGCCTTCTTTTACGGCATGTGCGGGCTAGCCTTCGCACTCTGGCTTCAGATTTATACCCTGGGCTTCGACTGGCCGATGATTATCGGTGGCAAGCCCGCTATCGCGCTACCTGCTTTCATCCCGGTTAGCTTCGAATTGACGGTATTCTTTACCTGCCACGGTATGGTAATTACTTTCTATACTATTTCCAAACTGTACCCCCGCTTCAAAACGCCGGTGCTGGATGTACGCTCGACCGACGATAAGTTTGTCGTGGCCATCGAACTAGATGAGAACAGCTCCCAAATGCCTAAGTTGACCCAGTTGCTCCGCGAAAACGGGGCTAGCGAAGTCAATCAAAAGGAAATGACCAAATTCTAA
- the nrfD gene encoding NrfD/PsrC family molybdoenzyme membrane anchor subunit — MQYVSPVREPLVTSGKTYHDVTQDICYQVEAAPNIRWMGALGVALIGLAIFFYSVYRTLWYGIGEWGLNKTIGWAWDITNFVWWVGIGHAGTLISAVLLLFRQKWRSSINRAAEAMTIFAVICAAMFPVLHMGRPWLAFYVFPLQNTLGSLWANFNSPLLWDVFAISTYFTVSLVFWYTGLVPDFATIRDRAKGKIAKVSYSLLSMGWTGSAKHWSRYETVSLILAGVSTPLVLSVHTIVSMDFATSVVPGWHTTIFPPYFVAGAIFSGFAMVLTLMLITRVVFKLEDYITLEHIALMNKIMMVTGSIVGVAYITEFFIAWYSQVEYESYCFINRATGPYWWAYLSMMSCNVLSPQFVWIRRIRYSITMTFILSIIVNIGMWFERFVIIVSSLHRDYLPSSWAMFSPTRIDVGVYVGTIGLFFTLFLLFAKFFPVINMAEVKTILKYTVNDGPTYGGSNDGSRTPGHHASPAPYSTPGVPASAPVNYDKQND; from the coding sequence ATGCAGTACGTATCACCAGTACGTGAACCGCTCGTAACGAGTGGTAAGACGTACCACGATGTCACGCAGGATATCTGCTATCAGGTAGAAGCTGCGCCAAACATCCGCTGGATGGGTGCCCTGGGCGTAGCGCTCATTGGCCTAGCGATATTCTTCTACTCGGTATACCGCACGTTGTGGTACGGCATCGGCGAGTGGGGTCTCAATAAAACCATCGGCTGGGCCTGGGACATCACCAACTTCGTGTGGTGGGTAGGTATCGGCCACGCCGGCACGCTGATTTCGGCCGTACTGCTGCTGTTCCGTCAGAAGTGGCGGTCGTCCATCAACCGCGCGGCGGAAGCCATGACGATTTTCGCCGTAATCTGCGCTGCCATGTTCCCAGTGCTGCACATGGGCCGTCCGTGGCTAGCCTTTTACGTATTCCCGCTACAAAACACGCTGGGTTCGCTCTGGGCTAACTTTAACTCGCCGCTGCTGTGGGACGTGTTCGCCATCTCCACTTACTTCACGGTATCGCTGGTATTCTGGTACACGGGCCTGGTGCCCGACTTCGCTACCATCCGCGACCGTGCGAAGGGCAAAATCGCTAAAGTGAGCTACTCGCTGCTCAGCATGGGCTGGACGGGTTCGGCCAAGCACTGGTCGCGCTACGAAACAGTATCATTGATTCTGGCTGGTGTTTCGACCCCGCTGGTGCTTTCAGTGCATACCATCGTATCGATGGACTTTGCTACCTCGGTGGTGCCGGGTTGGCACACTACCATCTTTCCGCCCTATTTCGTGGCTGGCGCTATCTTCTCGGGCTTCGCCATGGTACTGACGCTGATGCTCATTACCCGCGTGGTGTTCAAGCTAGAAGACTACATCACCCTCGAACACATCGCCCTCATGAACAAAATCATGATGGTTACGGGCTCTATTGTGGGCGTAGCTTACATTACCGAGTTCTTCATCGCCTGGTACTCGCAGGTTGAATATGAAAGTTACTGCTTTATTAACCGCGCGACCGGTCCCTACTGGTGGGCTTACCTAAGCATGATGAGCTGCAACGTGCTCTCGCCGCAGTTTGTATGGATTCGTCGTATCCGCTACAGCATCACCATGACGTTCATTTTGTCCATCATTGTGAATATCGGGATGTGGTTCGAGCGCTTCGTAATTATTGTGTCATCGCTGCACCGCGATTACCTGCCTTCTTCGTGGGCAATGTTCTCCCCAACCCGCATTGACGTAGGGGTGTACGTGGGTACTATCGGCCTGTTCTTCACGCTATTCCTGCTCTTTGCCAAATTTTTCCCGGTAATCAACATGGCTGAAGTAAAGACCATCCTGAAGTACACGGTGAACGATGGCCCGACTTACGGCGGTAGTAATGATGGCAGCCGCACTCCCGGTCATCATGCCTCGCCTGCTCCTTATTCTACGCCCGGCGTACCGGCTTCGGCACCCGTAAACTACGATAAGCAAAATGACTAG
- a CDS encoding cytochrome c, with protein MMSPSLKYGLSAASLALSLGVASCSPDPNSPGVEYAPEMYESIPYEPLRQISFNKINSFGINQRTPAAGTVPRGKLAYFDHIPKDSVGIAERTLRNPYAYTKANIEEGQVLFSRYCQHCHGEKGDGQGPVGMKYKGVPNYSTGAYKTMNDGHIYHVIEWGKNRMMPHGSQVNPEERWKIAMYVHVLQLNNDPADLSKIIKVNAPVEATSASEGNASAMTDGTNQQAEGKANSRTGSATPGQGTKGRNGKMN; from the coding sequence ATGATGTCGCCTTCCCTCAAATACGGGCTGTCCGCGGCCTCGCTAGCCCTGAGCCTTGGCGTGGCATCGTGCTCACCCGACCCCAACAGCCCTGGCGTAGAATATGCGCCGGAAATGTACGAGTCGATTCCTTACGAGCCGCTGCGCCAAATCAGCTTCAACAAAATTAATTCGTTTGGTATCAATCAGCGCACTCCGGCGGCTGGTACAGTACCGCGTGGCAAGCTGGCCTATTTCGACCACATCCCCAAGGATAGTGTCGGCATTGCCGAGCGTACGCTGCGCAATCCCTACGCCTACACTAAGGCTAATATCGAAGAAGGCCAAGTGTTATTCTCGCGCTATTGCCAGCACTGCCACGGTGAAAAAGGCGATGGCCAGGGGCCAGTTGGTATGAAGTATAAAGGTGTACCTAACTACTCGACCGGCGCCTATAAAACGATGAACGATGGTCACATCTACCACGTCATCGAATGGGGTAAAAACCGCATGATGCCGCACGGCTCGCAGGTAAACCCCGAGGAACGTTGGAAAATTGCGATGTACGTGCACGTACTGCAACTAAACAACGACCCGGCTGACCTTTCGAAGATTATAAAAGTTAATGCTCCTGTTGAAGCTACCAGCGCTTCGGAGGGTAACGCCTCGGCTATGACTGATGGCACCAACCAACAAGCCGAAGGCAAGGCTAACTCGCGTACCGGCTCTGCAACGCCCGGCCAGGGCACTAAAGGCCGTAATGGCAAGATGAACTAA
- the rpsR gene encoding 30S ribosomal protein S18 gives MATQNNRNNNNRDNGNKPVDTRNKYCRFKKNGIKYVDYKDPNFLLKFVNEQGRLLPRRITGTSLKFQRKVAQAVAKARHLALMPYVTDALK, from the coding sequence ATGGCTACGCAAAATAACCGTAATAACAACAACCGCGACAACGGCAACAAGCCGGTTGACACGCGCAACAAGTACTGCCGCTTCAAGAAGAACGGTATCAAGTACGTAGACTATAAGGACCCGAACTTTCTACTGAAGTTTGTGAACGAGCAGGGCCGCTTGCTGCCCCGCCGCATCACTGGCACCAGCCTGAAATTCCAGCGCAAAGTGGCTCAGGCGGTAGCAAAAGCTCGTCACCTGGCCCTAATGCCCTACGTAACTGACGCCCTGAAATAG
- the rplI gene encoding 50S ribosomal protein L9, whose product MEIILKDDVKGLGYKNDLVTVKSGYGRNYLLPQGLAILADKSAKKIVAENVRQAAHKAEKVKADAQAVADQIGAQVFDLPAKVGETGKIFGRVTTLQLAEALKNKGIDVDRKRLSFDQEPTTAGDYTATLNLHKEVKHTINFRVVAA is encoded by the coding sequence ATGGAAATCATTCTGAAAGACGACGTTAAGGGTCTGGGCTACAAGAACGACCTCGTAACGGTAAAATCCGGCTACGGCCGCAACTACCTCTTGCCGCAGGGTTTGGCTATTCTGGCTGATAAATCGGCCAAAAAAATTGTAGCCGAGAACGTGCGCCAGGCGGCTCACAAAGCTGAGAAGGTGAAAGCTGATGCCCAGGCAGTAGCTGACCAGATTGGCGCCCAGGTGTTCGACCTACCTGCCAAAGTGGGTGAGACCGGCAAAATCTTTGGCCGTGTAACTACGCTGCAACTGGCTGAAGCGCTGAAAAACAAGGGCATCGACGTAGACCGCAAGCGCCTGAGCTTCGACCAGGAGCCCACCACGGCCGGCGACTACACCGCTACCCTGAACCTGCACAAGGAAGTGAAGCACACCATCAACTTCCGCGTAGTGGCTGCCTAA
- a CDS encoding cytochrome c oxidase subunit II: MTSLTILLVLVLLLVVFGLLFRLQILTAIFSGSYVRQIGTSNRVNAILMLVFMVFGGAAFFWSFADNFSKMNPPIASIHGHAMERMFWTTMTVIGIAFVITQALLFIYSYKYQHKEGRRAYFFSHNNKIEVIWTIIPAIVMAALIFAGWKAWTRITGPAPKDAIVLEVMGKQFNWLVRYPGRDMKLGVVNYRLIDASNEFGFDLSDKASMDDFTASEIHVPKGHPVLIKIRSRDVLHAVYMPHFRVQMYAVPGMPTRFWFTPTTTTDEMRAKLGNPKFNYELACNQICGKGHFAMKLNIVVDEPDDYVAWFAAQSPVSKNADLMASYKQMSQQTGLGKGGSQGAKADAIEEAGETPAPLAAQASM; this comes from the coding sequence ATGACTTCTTTAACTATTCTGCTAGTTCTGGTGCTACTGCTGGTCGTATTTGGCCTGCTGTTCCGCCTCCAGATACTAACGGCTATTTTCTCTGGCTCCTACGTGCGGCAAATTGGCACTAGCAACCGTGTTAATGCGATATTGATGCTCGTGTTCATGGTGTTTGGTGGAGCAGCTTTCTTTTGGTCATTTGCTGATAATTTCAGCAAGATGAACCCGCCTATTGCCTCCATTCACGGCCACGCTATGGAGCGCATGTTTTGGACGACAATGACCGTTATCGGTATTGCTTTCGTTATCACCCAAGCGCTGCTGTTTATTTATTCTTATAAGTATCAGCATAAAGAAGGCCGTCGGGCTTACTTCTTCTCGCATAACAATAAGATTGAGGTCATCTGGACGATTATCCCGGCTATCGTGATGGCCGCGTTGATTTTCGCTGGTTGGAAAGCTTGGACGCGTATCACCGGTCCCGCTCCTAAAGACGCTATTGTACTTGAGGTTATGGGCAAGCAGTTCAACTGGCTTGTGCGTTACCCTGGCCGCGATATGAAGTTGGGGGTTGTGAACTACCGCCTCATTGATGCTTCCAACGAGTTTGGTTTTGACCTGAGTGACAAAGCCTCGATGGACGATTTTACGGCCTCGGAAATTCACGTACCAAAGGGGCACCCAGTGCTTATCAAGATTCGCTCACGCGACGTATTGCACGCCGTATATATGCCCCACTTTCGCGTGCAGATGTATGCAGTACCTGGGATGCCGACCCGCTTCTGGTTTACGCCTACCACCACGACTGACGAGATGCGTGCTAAGCTAGGCAATCCTAAGTTCAACTACGAATTGGCCTGCAATCAGATATGCGGCAAAGGTCATTTCGCTATGAAGCTGAATATCGTGGTGGACGAACCGGATGATTACGTAGCATGGTTCGCAGCTCAGAGCCCCGTATCTAAAAACGCTGACCTTATGGCTTCTTACAAGCAGATGAGTCAGCAGACGGGTTTGGGCAAAGGTGGCAGCCAGGGTGCTAAAGCTGACGCAATCGAAGAAGCTGGCGAAACGCCTGCTCCTTTGGCTGCACAGGCTTCGATGTAA
- a CDS encoding quinol:cytochrome C oxidoreductase, giving the protein MATLTHHHEPAAVEQLVHSPKAQRTFMTLIGAGVLILIIGIIAALMHWGEHHEVATQVHAAHDADAHEGHSVLVRRIIVSLWHSNVFFIGVSVVGTVFMAIQYVAYAGWSVVVKRINEALSAWLIPGGVLLVVLFVIGRHDIFHWTHDGIMTKGSANYDKIVAGKSGFLTFGFYLVRMISYLVIWAVFSWRLRQLSLAEDLNGGTSYFHSSITTAALFLVLFAVTSSMSAWDWVMSVDVHWFSTMFGWYVFASWWVSGIAATTLIAIFLKQAGYLRFMNANHFHDLGKLMFGFSIFWTYVWFAQFMLIWYANLPEEAVYFNQRLGGFEGRYTWMFYANLVVNFAFPFLALMTRDAKRQMIIMKIVCIAILVGHWSDFYLMIMPGTMKGDNGFLIEIGIALIFLGAFLILVTRRLAEASLVPVNHPFVEESVHHTT; this is encoded by the coding sequence ATGGCAACTCTGACTCATCATCACGAACCCGCCGCCGTTGAGCAGCTAGTACATAGTCCCAAGGCTCAGCGGACATTTATGACCCTTATCGGTGCTGGGGTACTGATATTGATAATTGGCATTATAGCTGCCCTCATGCACTGGGGCGAACATCATGAGGTGGCTACCCAAGTGCATGCCGCTCACGATGCCGACGCTCATGAAGGCCACTCCGTATTAGTACGACGCATTATTGTAAGCCTTTGGCACAGTAACGTGTTTTTCATTGGGGTTTCGGTGGTTGGTACGGTGTTTATGGCCATTCAATACGTGGCCTACGCCGGTTGGTCAGTTGTAGTAAAGCGTATCAACGAAGCCCTTAGCGCTTGGCTCATTCCTGGTGGTGTATTGCTGGTTGTCCTCTTCGTTATTGGCCGCCACGATATCTTCCACTGGACGCATGATGGCATCATGACCAAAGGCTCGGCCAACTACGACAAGATTGTTGCTGGCAAGTCGGGCTTTCTCACGTTCGGTTTCTACCTCGTGCGGATGATTTCCTACTTGGTTATCTGGGCCGTGTTCTCCTGGCGTCTGCGTCAGCTATCGCTAGCTGAAGACCTAAATGGCGGTACGAGCTACTTCCACTCTAGTATTACTACAGCGGCGCTCTTCTTGGTTCTTTTCGCCGTTACCTCTTCGATGTCGGCTTGGGACTGGGTTATGTCGGTCGATGTACATTGGTTCAGTACTATGTTCGGCTGGTATGTATTCGCCTCGTGGTGGGTATCGGGCATTGCCGCTACTACGCTGATTGCCATCTTTCTGAAGCAAGCCGGCTACCTGCGTTTTATGAATGCTAACCACTTCCACGACCTGGGTAAACTGATGTTTGGCTTTAGCATTTTCTGGACTTACGTGTGGTTTGCACAGTTTATGCTGATTTGGTATGCCAACCTTCCTGAAGAGGCAGTGTATTTCAACCAGCGGTTAGGGGGCTTCGAAGGACGCTATACGTGGATGTTCTACGCTAACCTCGTTGTCAACTTTGCCTTCCCCTTCCTGGCGCTGATGACCCGCGATGCCAAGCGGCAAATGATTATTATGAAAATCGTTTGCATCGCTATCCTCGTTGGCCACTGGTCCGACTTTTATTTAATGATAATGCCGGGCACTATGAAGGGCGATAACGGGTTTCTAATTGAAATTGGTATCGCGCTGATTTTCTTGGGTGCCTTCCTGATTCTGGTGACTCGTCGCTTGGCCGAGGCCTCACTGGTTCCGGTCAATCACCCCTTCGTTGAAGAAAGCGTTCACCACACCACCTAA
- a CDS encoding cytochrome c3 family protein — MAQETATVSKNGVTPGGAATATPAAAAAPAGAQGAGGGDAAAIAAGDALFKNNCAQCHAVNDKVVGPALGGISKRRPISWIIPWVHNSSKVIASGDEYAVKLYNDNGKQQMPAFPQLSDKEITSIVAWVTSQEGGATAGTGGVTAGNAAAADGQTGGAAAGAAAGGYTDILLIVLVVVLIVLVVTLAIIANLMKDVLQGRKDLDGRDVEVLNQRFDWTKLYYSPVLRGIVGTVFALVLLYEGVQSVMAVGLTQGYQPTQPIAFSHKIHAGENQINCAYCHTSVYKGKSANIPSANICMNCHSQIKTESPEIKKIYRAIERKQPIQWVRVHNLPDLAYFNHSQHTQVGGIQCQTCHGPIQNMEVVYQYSALTMGWCINCHRETPLNTKGNAYYDNLVKLHDKSNNAVPFTVSSNGGTECSKCHY, encoded by the coding sequence TTGGCCCAGGAGACTGCCACCGTTAGCAAAAACGGCGTTACTCCCGGTGGCGCTGCTACCGCCACGCCGGCCGCCGCCGCCGCGCCCGCTGGTGCACAAGGTGCCGGTGGCGGCGACGCCGCCGCAATTGCCGCTGGCGACGCACTTTTCAAAAACAACTGCGCCCAGTGCCACGCAGTTAACGACAAAGTAGTTGGTCCGGCACTGGGTGGCATCAGCAAACGCCGCCCCATTTCCTGGATTATTCCGTGGGTACACAATTCGTCGAAAGTTATTGCTAGCGGCGACGAGTATGCCGTGAAGCTATATAACGACAACGGCAAGCAGCAAATGCCCGCTTTCCCGCAGCTGTCGGATAAGGAGATTACGAGCATTGTGGCTTGGGTTACCTCGCAGGAAGGTGGTGCTACAGCAGGCACCGGCGGTGTTACCGCCGGCAATGCTGCTGCTGCCGATGGTCAAACCGGGGGTGCTGCGGCCGGCGCAGCGGCCGGTGGTTACACCGACATTCTACTCATCGTACTGGTAGTGGTGCTGATTGTGCTGGTGGTAACCCTGGCCATCATCGCTAACCTGATGAAGGACGTGCTGCAAGGCCGTAAAGACCTTGATGGCCGCGACGTAGAGGTGCTGAACCAGCGCTTTGACTGGACCAAGCTCTACTACTCGCCGGTGTTGCGCGGTATCGTGGGTACGGTGTTCGCCCTAGTGCTCCTCTACGAAGGTGTACAAAGTGTAATGGCAGTGGGCCTGACCCAGGGCTACCAGCCAACCCAGCCGATTGCGTTCTCGCACAAAATTCACGCTGGCGAAAATCAGATTAATTGCGCCTACTGCCACACTTCGGTATACAAGGGTAAGTCGGCGAACATTCCTTCGGCAAACATCTGCATGAACTGCCACTCGCAGATTAAGACGGAGTCGCCGGAAATCAAGAAAATCTACCGGGCTATCGAGCGTAAGCAACCCATCCAGTGGGTGCGCGTGCACAACCTACCCGACCTTGCTTACTTCAACCACTCGCAGCACACGCAAGTCGGTGGCATTCAGTGCCAGACCTGCCACGGCCCCATCCAGAACATGGAAGTGGTATACCAATATTCAGCCCTCACGATGGGCTGGTGCATCAACTGCCACCGCGAGACGCCGCTCAACACGAAAGGCAACGCCTATTACGACAACCTCGTGAAACTGCACGACAAGTCGAACAACGCCGTGCCCTTCACCGTGTCGTCGAACGGCGGTACCGAGTGCTCGAAGTGCCACTACTAA
- a CDS encoding TAT-variant-translocated molybdopterin oxidoreductase — protein sequence MKYWKGIEELDNSPEFAKNAFAEFPDFLPVKEGRAGSPDDSSVAPRRDFLKLMGFGVAAATLAACETPVHKAIPYLNKPEEIDPTISNFYASTYFTGSDYNAVLVKNRDGRPIKLEGNPESPVTRGGLSARAQAAVLNLYDGARLQHFMAKGKQVDFDELDRAVRAGLASGNGKTVLVSPTIISPSTKRAIAALAGRAHNFEHVMYDVNSASGLLQANGGVLPAYDFSRANVIVSLGADFLGTWISPVEYSRQYVTNRKVSTDKRTMSRHFQFETALSLTGSNADVRVPVKPSEMGAAALALYNAVAGGGSTAGLSAAAQKQVAQAAKELQANRGASLVVAGSNDPAIQTVVAALNQSLGNVGTTLNLTSPSFVRQGEDARMTQFISDLKSGAVGTVIFYHANPVFNHPRGAEIEEALKNNKAALTVSLNDRLDETGSLCQYQAPDHHWLESWNDYEPKRGSLSLAQPAITPLFKTRQAQETFLRWAGSNESYYNFLKDGWRTVLGANNGFQAAWDKVVHDGVATGSALTTTAFGTPALSIADATGRLGGGAKAGIEAVLYEKVGIGEGGVEANNPFLHELPDPISKATWGNYVAVPRKMAEEQKWQQGDVLKVTAGGKSIEVPVLVQPGQADGTVSIAVGYGRTKAGKVGDTVGANAFPLAQSTPNGVLYYNTVTLEKTGATSPIAQTQTHHTIMDRHEVVQENTLAKYRENPKEVTEYERIATPEGLEKPNKVSLWQDYQYNDHHWGMAIDLNSCIGCGSCVIGCQTENNIAVVGKQQVINRREMHWMRIDRYYSSDHHEDEFEKEGKLKTYKAMEDPSDNPQVIFQPMMCQHCNHAPCETVCPVLATTHSSEGLNQMTYNRCVGTRYCANNCPYKVRRFNWFSYYSNEKFEDVNGHMFTDLGRMVLNPDVTVRARGVMEKCSMCVQRIQLGKLEAKKQKRRPKDGEIVTACAQSCPTEAILFGDMRDPASRISQLLRREDGERAFHVLDSINVQPNITYLTKIRNGAAEFFPAEEKENA from the coding sequence ATGAAATACTGGAAGGGAATTGAAGAGCTGGATAACTCACCGGAGTTCGCGAAGAACGCCTTCGCCGAGTTTCCCGACTTTTTGCCGGTAAAAGAAGGGCGTGCTGGTAGCCCCGACGACTCGTCGGTAGCGCCGCGCCGCGACTTCTTGAAGCTTATGGGTTTTGGCGTAGCCGCTGCTACCCTAGCCGCCTGCGAAACGCCGGTGCACAAGGCAATCCCTTACCTCAACAAGCCGGAAGAAATCGACCCCACGATTTCCAACTTCTACGCTTCCACTTATTTCACTGGTTCGGACTACAATGCCGTACTAGTGAAAAACCGCGATGGCCGGCCGATTAAGCTGGAAGGCAACCCCGAGTCGCCCGTTACGCGCGGTGGCCTTTCGGCCCGCGCCCAGGCAGCCGTGCTCAATCTTTACGATGGTGCTCGCCTACAGCACTTTATGGCGAAGGGCAAGCAGGTGGACTTCGATGAGTTAGACCGCGCTGTGCGCGCCGGCCTAGCCAGCGGCAACGGCAAAACAGTTTTGGTTTCGCCCACCATTATCAGCCCCAGCACCAAGCGGGCCATCGCGGCCCTAGCCGGCCGCGCTCATAATTTTGAGCACGTCATGTACGACGTGAACTCGGCTTCGGGCTTGCTGCAAGCCAACGGTGGTGTATTGCCGGCTTATGATTTCAGCCGCGCCAACGTTATTGTGAGCCTCGGGGCTGACTTTTTGGGTACCTGGATTTCGCCGGTTGAGTATTCGCGCCAGTACGTGACCAACCGGAAGGTGAGCACCGATAAGCGCACTATGTCGCGCCATTTCCAATTCGAGACGGCCCTGTCGCTCACCGGCTCCAACGCCGATGTGCGCGTACCGGTGAAGCCCTCGGAAATGGGAGCCGCGGCGCTAGCCCTCTACAATGCAGTAGCTGGCGGCGGCTCAACGGCTGGCCTTTCGGCCGCTGCGCAGAAGCAAGTGGCTCAGGCTGCGAAAGAGTTGCAGGCTAACCGTGGAGCCTCGCTGGTAGTAGCAGGCTCGAACGACCCGGCTATTCAGACGGTAGTTGCTGCCCTCAATCAGTCGCTGGGCAATGTGGGTACAACGCTGAATCTCACATCGCCGTCGTTTGTCCGCCAAGGCGAAGATGCCCGCATGACGCAGTTCATCAGCGACCTGAAGAGCGGTGCTGTAGGAACAGTGATTTTTTACCACGCTAACCCCGTTTTCAACCACCCACGCGGTGCCGAAATCGAAGAAGCGCTGAAAAATAATAAGGCTGCGCTAACCGTTTCGCTCAACGACCGCCTTGATGAAACCGGCTCACTTTGTCAATACCAGGCGCCCGACCACCACTGGCTGGAGTCGTGGAACGACTACGAACCCAAGCGCGGCTCGCTGAGCCTAGCGCAGCCGGCTATTACGCCACTCTTCAAAACTCGTCAGGCCCAGGAGACCTTCCTGCGCTGGGCCGGCTCGAACGAGTCGTACTACAACTTCTTGAAAGACGGCTGGCGCACGGTACTGGGAGCTAACAATGGCTTCCAGGCCGCCTGGGACAAAGTTGTTCATGACGGTGTAGCCACTGGCTCAGCATTGACTACCACTGCTTTCGGCACTCCGGCGCTCAGCATTGCGGATGCCACCGGCCGCCTGGGTGGCGGTGCCAAAGCGGGTATTGAAGCGGTACTGTATGAGAAAGTTGGTATTGGTGAGGGTGGGGTAGAGGCTAATAATCCCTTCCTGCACGAGCTGCCCGACCCCATCTCGAAAGCTACCTGGGGCAACTACGTAGCCGTGCCACGCAAGATGGCTGAAGAGCAGAAGTGGCAGCAAGGCGACGTACTAAAAGTGACTGCTGGTGGCAAAAGCATCGAGGTTCCGGTGCTCGTGCAGCCCGGCCAGGCCGATGGCACGGTAAGTATCGCTGTTGGCTACGGCCGCACCAAAGCCGGTAAAGTAGGTGACACGGTAGGCGCCAATGCTTTCCCGCTAGCTCAGTCTACTCCCAACGGGGTGCTGTACTATAATACCGTTACGCTGGAGAAAACGGGGGCTACGAGCCCCATCGCCCAGACCCAGACGCACCACACTATCATGGACCGCCATGAGGTAGTGCAGGAAAATACCTTAGCCAAGTACCGCGAAAACCCCAAAGAGGTAACGGAGTACGAGCGCATTGCTACGCCCGAGGGCCTGGAGAAGCCCAACAAGGTTTCGCTGTGGCAGGACTACCAGTACAATGACCACCACTGGGGTATGGCCATCGACCTCAACTCGTGCATCGGCTGCGGCTCGTGCGTGATTGGGTGCCAGACTGAGAACAACATTGCCGTAGTGGGTAAGCAGCAGGTTATCAACCGCCGCGAGATGCATTGGATGCGCATCGACCGCTACTATAGCTCGGACCACCACGAGGACGAGTTTGAGAAAGAAGGTAAGCTGAAAACCTACAAAGCAATGGAAGACCCTTCGGACAATCCGCAGGTGATTTTCCAGCCCATGATGTGCCAGCACTGCAACCACGCGCCCTGCGAAACAGTGTGCCCCGTGCTAGCTACTACCCATAGCTCGGAAGGTCTGAACCAGATGACCTACAACCGTTGCGTAGGTACCCGCTACTGCGCCAACAACTGCCCGTATAAAGTGCGTCGCTTCAACTGGTTCTCGTACTACTCCAACGAGAAGTTTGAGGATGTAAACGGCCACATGTTCACCGACCTCGGCCGCATGGTGCTGAATCCTGACGTAACGGTGCGGGCCCGCGGTGTAATGGAGAAGTGCTCGATGTGCGTGCAGCGTATTCAGCTCGGCAAGCTCGAAGCCAAGAAGCAGAAGCGTCGCCCGAAAGATGGCGAAATCGTAACTGCCTGCGCTCAGTCGTGCCCCACCGAGGCTATCCTCTTTGGCGACATGCGCGACCCGGCTAGCCGCATCAGCCAGCTGCTGCGTCGCGAAGACGGCGAGCGGGCTTTCCACGTGCTCGATTCCATCAACGTGCAGCCCAACATTACGTACCTGACCAAAATCCGCAACGGCGCGGCCGAGTTCTTCCCGGCCGAAGAGAAAGAAAACGCCTAA